The following are encoded in a window of Providencia rettgeri genomic DNA:
- the bssS gene encoding biofilm formation regulator BssS: MNRKDDVIQTHPVVGWDISTVDAYDAMMLRLHYLPEQDKNSGDAVVDKTMWLTTDVAKQLIDILQAGVDKIESGEYIEFNFKTH, translated from the coding sequence ATGAATAGAAAAGATGATGTTATTCAGACTCACCCAGTAGTTGGCTGGGACATCAGCACCGTAGATGCCTATGATGCCATGATGCTGCGTTTGCACTACCTCCCCGAACAAGATAAAAACTCCGGTGATGCTGTTGTGGATAAAACCATGTGGCTGACAACAGATGTCGCAAAACAATTGATTGATATTCTTCAAGCTGGCGTGGACAAAATAGAGTCTGGGGAATATATTGAATTTAATTTTAAAACACATTAA
- a CDS encoding DUF5339 domain-containing protein, with protein MKKLILACGMGLLALTITACSEEEKKGEIAGATETCNAYFAEVDSLIAKASENPQAKAQLDAMKGQLEEGKKQVAALPKDQQDKACQQGIDAMKQMKTALGL; from the coding sequence ATGAAAAAGTTAATTTTAGCTTGTGGTATGGGGTTATTGGCACTGACTATCACTGCTTGCTCAGAAGAAGAGAAAAAAGGTGAAATTGCTGGCGCAACTGAAACTTGTAACGCTTATTTCGCTGAAGTTGATAGCTTAATTGCTAAAGCATCAGAAAACCCACAAGCCAAAGCTCAGTTAGATGCTATGAAAGGTCAACTGGAAGAAGGTAAAAAACAAGTTGCCGCATTACCTAAAGATCAGCAAGATAAAGCTTGCCAACAAGGTATTGATGCAATGAAACAAATGAAAACGGCTTTAGGTCTGTAA
- the fliZ gene encoding flagella biosynthesis regulatory protein FliZ — MSASIVKKRPLSRYIKDFKHSQTHCAHCHKTLDRISLVFNDDILNKEAIADMTELVDEQTWEELQGKFTALCRFCSEIYCNSNTDYFDIMSFKQYLFLQTEMSHSTVREYVVRLRRLDELLSSSNFSMKDFTASKVQEQLSEKMTDSAFSNYNIALRKYEQYLFWESEKAQQ, encoded by the coding sequence ATGTCTGCTTCTATTGTAAAGAAACGGCCTCTGAGTCGTTACATCAAAGATTTTAAACACAGCCAAACTCATTGTGCGCATTGTCACAAAACGCTTGATCGTATCTCTTTGGTTTTCAACGATGACATCTTAAATAAAGAAGCTATCGCTGATATGACTGAATTGGTTGATGAGCAAACTTGGGAAGAGCTGCAAGGTAAATTTACTGCACTTTGTCGTTTTTGTAGTGAAATTTACTGCAATAGTAATACTGATTATTTTGATATCATGTCATTTAAACAGTATTTGTTCTTACAGACAGAGATGAGCCACAGTACCGTCCGTGAGTATGTTGTTCGCTTACGCCGTTTAGATGAGTTGTTATCTTCCTCTAATTTTTCAATGAAAGATTTTACTGCAAGTAAAGTTCAAGAACAATTAAGTGAAAAAATGACTGACTCAGCATTTAGCAATTACAATATTGCACTGCGTAAATATGAACAGTATTTATTCTGGGAATCAGAAAAAGCGCAACAATAA
- the mgtA gene encoding magnesium-translocating P-type ATPase — MTEIRHQRKSVKAPTRQKFIVGEQASKNIEQVLNEYQTNLLGLAENEAMDRLVIEGENEVAHEKAPPAWKQLLSSFKNPFIFVLIVLAAVSFFTDYLIPERQGEETDLTGVIIIITMVLLSGLLRFWQEYRTNKAAEALKSLVRTTATVFRRDNKTGRSTRKEVPIKCLVPGDIVLLSAGDMVPADLKLVESRDLFISQAILTGESIPVEKYDTLGDVSAKSLDPVSPTENELLEISNICLMGTNVTSGTARGIVVATGGKTYLGSLAKSIVGSRAQTSFDRGVNSVSWLLIRFMLVMVPIVLLINGFTKGDWFEATLFSLAVAVGLTPEMLPMIVSSNLAKGAIAMSKHKVIVKRLNAIQNFGAMDVLCTDKTGTLTQDRIILEHYLDSNGEKNGKILQLAWLNSFHQSGGKNMMDQAIIRRGRGNNQVEQLKAFQKIDELPFDFIRRKLSVTVRTPEGEALLICKGAAEEMLAVCHRYHQNGESLILDEQARAKITALVSDYNRQGFRVLLLATRALNSSEASLPLSAQAEQQLELQGILTFLDPAKESAISAIAALRENGVTVKVLTGDNAIITEKICHDVGLNISEIMTGLEVEALSDEELSQKVEQVSVFCKLTPLQKSRILKRLQANGHTVGFLGDGINDAPALRDADVGISVDTGTDIAKESADIILLEKDLMVLEQGVIKGRETFGNIIKYLNMTASSNFGNVFSVLIASAFIPFLPMLAIHLLVQNLLYDISQLALPWDKMDKEFLKRPRKWDAKNIGRFMIWIGPTSSIFDITTFALMWYIFQANSVAHEALFQSGWFVEGLLSQTLVVHMLRTQKIPFIQSTAALPVMLTTGFIMALGLYIPFSPFGNMIGLQPLPVEYFPWLVLTLVSYCIVAQLMKQFYIKRFGTWL; from the coding sequence ATGACTGAAATAAGACATCAACGCAAAAGCGTGAAAGCGCCGACACGCCAAAAATTTATTGTTGGCGAGCAAGCGAGCAAAAATATTGAGCAAGTATTAAATGAGTATCAAACTAACTTATTAGGCCTAGCAGAAAATGAAGCGATGGATCGCTTAGTGATTGAAGGCGAAAATGAAGTTGCTCATGAAAAAGCGCCCCCCGCTTGGAAACAGTTACTCTCATCATTTAAAAACCCGTTTATTTTTGTTCTGATTGTTTTGGCAGCGGTCAGTTTTTTTACGGATTATCTGATCCCTGAACGTCAAGGTGAAGAGACTGATTTAACTGGGGTTATCATTATTATTACGATGGTTTTGTTAAGTGGTTTACTGCGATTTTGGCAGGAATACCGCACTAACAAAGCCGCAGAAGCGCTGAAATCTTTAGTGCGTACGACGGCGACTGTCTTTCGTCGTGATAATAAAACAGGGCGATCTACTCGCAAAGAAGTGCCAATCAAATGCCTCGTTCCTGGTGATATTGTTCTTTTATCAGCGGGGGATATGGTTCCTGCGGATTTAAAATTGGTTGAGTCGAGAGATTTATTTATCAGCCAAGCAATCTTAACCGGTGAGTCCATCCCTGTGGAAAAATATGACACTTTGGGGGATGTTTCTGCGAAAAGTCTTGATCCTGTTTCACCGACAGAAAATGAATTATTAGAAATATCAAATATTTGTTTAATGGGAACCAATGTGACGAGTGGCACGGCTCGTGGTATTGTGGTGGCAACAGGAGGGAAAACTTACTTAGGCTCATTGGCAAAATCCATTGTCGGTAGCCGGGCGCAAACGTCTTTTGATCGAGGTGTAAATAGCGTTAGCTGGCTATTGATCCGTTTTATGTTAGTCATGGTTCCAATTGTTTTGTTAATTAATGGATTTACAAAGGGCGATTGGTTCGAAGCAACACTATTTTCTTTAGCAGTGGCAGTTGGGTTAACCCCAGAAATGCTTCCTATGATTGTCAGTTCAAACTTGGCGAAAGGCGCAATTGCAATGTCTAAGCACAAAGTGATTGTTAAAAGGCTGAACGCTATCCAAAATTTTGGTGCTATGGATGTCCTTTGTACGGATAAAACGGGAACGTTGACGCAAGATAGGATCATTTTAGAGCACTATCTTGATAGTAATGGTGAGAAAAATGGCAAAATACTCCAACTTGCTTGGTTAAACAGTTTTCACCAAAGTGGCGGAAAAAATATGATGGATCAGGCCATTATTCGCCGAGGAAGGGGAAATAATCAGGTTGAGCAACTAAAAGCGTTCCAAAAAATCGATGAGTTGCCGTTCGATTTTATCCGCCGTAAATTGTCTGTGACGGTAAGAACACCTGAGGGAGAGGCCCTACTTATCTGTAAAGGTGCCGCAGAGGAAATGCTCGCCGTTTGTCACCGCTATCATCAAAATGGTGAGTCACTGATTTTGGATGAGCAAGCAAGAGCAAAAATCACAGCGTTAGTCAGTGATTATAACCGCCAGGGATTTCGTGTACTGCTATTAGCGACTCGAGCATTGAATAGCTCAGAAGCCAGCCTACCGTTATCAGCTCAAGCAGAACAACAACTTGAATTACAAGGTATTTTAACTTTCCTTGATCCAGCAAAAGAGAGCGCAATTTCTGCAATAGCGGCACTACGTGAAAATGGTGTCACCGTCAAAGTATTGACAGGGGATAATGCCATTATTACAGAAAAAATCTGCCATGATGTTGGGCTAAATATAAGTGAAATCATGACTGGCTTAGAAGTAGAAGCGCTTTCGGATGAAGAACTGAGCCAAAAAGTCGAGCAAGTTTCTGTTTTTTGTAAGCTAACTCCGCTGCAAAAATCCCGCATTTTAAAAAGGTTGCAAGCAAATGGGCATACTGTTGGCTTTTTAGGGGATGGGATCAATGATGCACCAGCCCTTCGTGATGCAGATGTCGGGATCTCTGTAGATACAGGGACTGACATTGCAAAAGAGTCCGCAGATATTATATTACTTGAAAAAGACCTAATGGTGTTAGAGCAAGGGGTGATTAAAGGGAGAGAAACGTTTGGTAATATCATCAAATACCTGAATATGACGGCGAGTTCTAACTTTGGTAATGTATTTTCTGTACTAATTGCTAGCGCCTTTATTCCATTCTTACCTATGTTAGCGATCCACCTGCTAGTACAAAATTTGCTGTACGATATTTCCCAATTAGCATTACCTTGGGACAAAATGGATAAAGAGTTTTTAAAACGCCCTCGTAAGTGGGATGCAAAAAATATTGGTCGCTTTATGATTTGGATTGGGCCAACATCATCTATCTTTGATATCACAACGTTTGCTTTAATGTGGTATATATTCCAAGCAAATAGTGTGGCTCATGAAGCGTTGTTCCAATCAGGTTGGTTTGTGGAAGGGTTGCTATCACAAACTTTGGTAGTTCATATGCTTAGAACTCAAAAAATTCCCTTTATTCAAAGTACTGCGGCATTACCAGTGATGTTAACCACGGGATTCATTATGGCGTTAGGATTGTATATCCCCTTTTCACCCTTTGGGAATATGATTGGTTTACAGCCATTACCTGTTGAGTATTTCCCTTGGTTGGTGCTGACATTGGTGAGCTATTGTATTGTGGCACAACTGATGAAACAGTTTTATATCAAACGCTTTGGTACATGGTTATAG
- the pyrC gene encoding dihydroorotase, with protein sequence MTTVTTLTIRRPDDWHVHFRDDDMLKTVVPFTSEFFGRAIVMPNLVPPVTTIEAAKAYRDRIIQAVPQGHQFTPLMTCYLTDGTDPVELIRGFEEGVFTACKLYPANATTNSSHGVSDVKKIYPVLAAMEKAGMPLLIHGEVTASHIDIFDREALFIEQVMQPLRAQFPNLKVVFEHITTKEAAQYVLEANQFTAATLTPQHLMFNRNHMLVGGVRPHLFCLPILKRNIHQEALRSAVASGCDRFFLGTDTAPHVQSRKESSCGCAGVFNAPTALAAYATVFEELGALAHFEAFCSLNGPKFYNLPVNESYITLTKAQNVTCESIDCCNDKLIPFLAGEDSGWTITIAK encoded by the coding sequence ATGACTACTGTAACTACCCTAACAATTCGCCGCCCTGATGATTGGCATGTTCATTTTCGCGATGATGATATGTTAAAAACGGTCGTTCCGTTCACCAGTGAGTTTTTTGGCCGCGCAATTGTGATGCCGAATTTAGTTCCGCCTGTCACCACCATTGAAGCCGCAAAAGCGTACCGTGACCGTATTATTCAAGCAGTTCCACAAGGTCATCAATTTACCCCATTAATGACTTGCTATCTAACCGATGGCACAGATCCTGTTGAGCTTATTCGTGGTTTTGAAGAAGGGGTTTTTACTGCCTGTAAATTATATCCAGCCAATGCAACCACAAACTCAAGCCATGGGGTTTCTGATGTTAAGAAAATCTACCCCGTTTTAGCCGCAATGGAAAAAGCAGGTATGCCTCTATTGATTCACGGTGAGGTCACCGCTAGCCATATTGATATTTTTGACCGTGAAGCGCTATTTATCGAACAGGTTATGCAGCCACTGCGCGCGCAATTTCCAAACTTAAAAGTGGTATTTGAACACATTACAACTAAAGAAGCCGCACAGTATGTTCTCGAGGCCAATCAATTTACCGCAGCGACGCTTACACCTCAGCATTTGATGTTTAACCGTAACCACATGTTAGTCGGTGGCGTAAGACCTCACCTATTCTGCTTGCCAATTTTAAAACGTAATATTCACCAAGAAGCTCTGCGCTCTGCTGTTGCATCTGGGTGTGATCGTTTCTTCCTTGGCACAGATACCGCACCTCATGTGCAGTCACGTAAAGAATCCTCTTGTGGTTGTGCAGGGGTATTTAATGCACCAACAGCGCTCGCTGCTTATGCAACCGTATTTGAAGAGTTGGGGGCTTTAGCACACTTTGAAGCATTTTGCTCATTGAATGGCCCTAAGTTTTATAATTTACCTGTTAATGAAAGCTATATCACCCTGACTAAGGCACAAAATGTCACTTGTGAATCGATCGATTGTTGCAATGATAAGTTGATCCCTTTCTTAGCGGGTGAAGATTCTGGTTGGACAATCACTATTGCAAAATAA
- the cspE gene encoding transcription antiterminator/RNA stability regulator CspE, producing the protein MSDKMKGQVKWFNESKGFGFITPADGSKDVFVHFSAIQGNGFKTLAEGQQVEFTIENGAKGPAAANVTAI; encoded by the coding sequence ATGTCCGACAAAATGAAAGGTCAAGTTAAGTGGTTCAACGAGTCTAAAGGCTTCGGTTTCATCACTCCAGCTGATGGTAGCAAAGACGTTTTCGTCCACTTCTCTGCCATTCAGGGCAATGGTTTCAAAACTCTGGCAGAAGGCCAGCAAGTTGAATTCACCATTGAAAACGGTGCAAAAGGCCCAGCAGCTGCTAACGTAACTGCTATCTAA
- the putA gene encoding trifunctional transcriptional regulator/proline dehydrogenase/L-glutamate gamma-semialdehyde dehydrogenase: MSSTTTMGVRLDEVTRERIKNAAQRLDRTSHWLIKQAIYNYLEQLDNNQIIPELSVGIDAKENQVAEEDTTVECNYQPFLDFAEHILPQSVKRSAITSAYRIPETQAVPMLLQQAQLPADQAEAAHKLAYSIAEKLRNQKNGIGRSGLVQGLLQEFSLSSQEGVALMCLAEALLRIPDKATRDALIRDKISNGNWQSHLGQSSSMFVNAATWGLLFTGKLVSTHNEAKLSTSLNRIISKSGEPLVRKGVDMAMRLMGEQFVTGETISQALANARKLEDKGFRYSYDMLGEAALTEKDAQDYMVSYQQAIHAIGKASNGRGIYEGPGISIKLSALHPRYSRAQYSRVMDELYPRLLSLVLQAHQYDIGINIDAEEADRLEISLDLLEKLCFEPQLAGWNGIGFVIQAYQKRCPFVIDSIINLAERSQRRLMIRLVKGAYWDSEIKRAQIDGLEGYPVYTRKVYTDVSYIACARKLLSVPNLIYPQFATHNAHTLSAIYHIAGKNYYPGQYEFQCLHGMGEPLYEQVVGKVADGKLNRPCRIYAPVGTHETLLAYLVRRLLENGANTSFVNRIADATIPLDELVADPVKDVLELSKAEGQIGLPHPKIPLPRDLYGNERVNSMGLDLSNEHRLASLSSALLSAAILPKLAEPMLGGEFIAKDKLPEAQAILNPACHKDIVGHVRETTEQEADHALNVANDAGTIWFATPPSERAAILLRAADLMEQQLQPLLDVLVREAGKTYANAIAEVREAVDFLNYYATLVKNDFDNNTHRPLGPVVCISPWNFPLAIFSGQIAAALAAGNTVIAKPAEQTPLVGAIAVSILHQAGIPREVLQFLPGKGETIGAQLVADKRVRGVMFTGSTEVAGLLQRNIAGRLDAQGRPTPLIAETGGLNAMIVDSSALTEQVVTDVVASAFDSAGQRCSALRILCIQEDVADRTIRMLKGAMEECRMGDPQHLSTDIGPVIDREAKDNIDQHIQQMRSKGKTIFQAAFDNSDDINEQHEGTYVKPTLIELDNINELKKEIFGPVLHVVRFKRDELDTLVEQINAAGYGLTLGVHTRIDETINQVVSKAKVGNLYVNRNMVGAVVGVQPFGGEGLSGTGPKAGGPLYLYRLLSERPANAVTNTLARQDENLPMDASARAELLAPLDAFTAWVEKQQAPIAQSVIEQFTRYTQVGTTRLLPGPTGEKNTYTLCPRGLVLCISDNEEDCLIQLAGVLAAGCQSLWPDSEIHQKLFKQLPEKVRKTISITKQWQESKEPIESVIYHGDSDQLKEVCAIIAERKGPIISVQGFERGETNLLIERLVHERSLSINTAAAGGNASLMTIG, from the coding sequence ATGAGTAGCACAACAACTATGGGTGTGAGACTTGATGAAGTAACTCGTGAACGCATTAAAAATGCCGCTCAACGTCTAGACCGCACATCACATTGGCTTATCAAACAAGCTATTTATAATTACCTAGAACAACTCGACAATAACCAAATCATTCCTGAGTTATCCGTCGGTATTGATGCAAAAGAAAACCAAGTTGCTGAAGAAGACACCACAGTTGAATGCAACTACCAGCCTTTCTTAGATTTTGCTGAGCACATTTTACCACAATCTGTAAAACGCTCTGCAATTACTTCCGCTTATCGAATTCCCGAAACACAAGCCGTGCCAATGTTATTACAACAGGCGCAACTACCTGCCGACCAAGCTGAAGCGGCGCATAAACTGGCCTACTCCATTGCAGAAAAATTACGTAACCAAAAAAATGGCATCGGACGTTCCGGGTTAGTCCAAGGGCTTTTGCAGGAGTTTTCACTTTCTTCCCAAGAAGGTGTCGCACTCATGTGTTTAGCAGAAGCATTATTGCGCATTCCAGATAAAGCCACACGCGACGCATTAATCCGTGACAAAATCAGTAATGGAAATTGGCAATCTCACCTCGGGCAAAGTAGCTCTATGTTTGTCAATGCAGCCACTTGGGGCTTATTATTTACTGGCAAATTGGTGTCTACACATAATGAAGCCAAACTGTCGACCTCGTTGAACCGTATCATCAGTAAAAGTGGTGAACCACTGGTACGTAAAGGGGTGGATATGGCAATGCGCCTAATGGGCGAGCAATTTGTCACTGGCGAAACAATTTCCCAAGCTTTAGCGAATGCGCGTAAGTTAGAAGATAAAGGCTTCCGCTATTCTTACGATATGCTTGGCGAAGCTGCGTTAACAGAAAAAGATGCCCAAGATTACATGGTGTCTTACCAGCAAGCGATCCATGCCATTGGTAAAGCCTCAAATGGCAGAGGGATTTATGAAGGTCCCGGCATTTCAATTAAATTATCCGCCCTGCATCCTCGCTACAGCCGAGCACAATATTCCCGTGTTATGGATGAGCTATACCCACGCTTGTTATCTCTTGTTTTACAAGCTCATCAATATGATATAGGTATTAACATTGATGCGGAAGAAGCTGATCGATTAGAAATTTCATTAGATTTACTGGAAAAACTGTGTTTCGAACCACAGCTTGCTGGGTGGAATGGTATTGGCTTTGTTATCCAAGCCTACCAAAAGCGCTGTCCATTTGTCATTGACTCAATTATCAATTTAGCCGAACGCAGCCAGCGCCGCTTAATGATCCGTTTGGTTAAAGGCGCTTATTGGGATAGCGAAATTAAACGCGCACAAATTGATGGCTTAGAGGGTTACCCAGTCTACACCCGTAAGGTATATACCGACGTTTCTTATATTGCATGTGCTCGCAAATTGTTGTCTGTTCCCAATTTAATTTATCCGCAATTTGCAACGCATAACGCTCATACACTTTCTGCTATCTACCACATTGCAGGTAAAAACTACTACCCGGGTCAGTATGAGTTCCAGTGCTTACACGGTATGGGTGAACCCTTATATGAACAAGTCGTCGGGAAAGTGGCGGATGGCAAACTGAACCGTCCATGCCGTATCTATGCCCCTGTCGGCACACATGAAACCTTATTGGCCTATTTAGTCCGTCGTTTATTAGAAAATGGCGCAAATACATCGTTTGTTAACCGCATTGCAGATGCCACTATCCCATTAGATGAATTAGTAGCTGATCCCGTTAAAGATGTACTTGAATTATCTAAAGCAGAAGGACAAATCGGTTTACCACATCCGAAGATCCCTCTTCCACGTGATTTATACGGTAATGAACGCGTTAATTCTATGGGTCTCGACCTGTCGAATGAACACCGTTTAGCCTCTTTATCAAGTGCGCTGCTCAGTGCGGCTATTCTGCCTAAACTTGCAGAGCCAATGTTAGGCGGCGAGTTTATTGCAAAAGATAAGCTTCCAGAAGCGCAAGCCATATTGAACCCTGCTTGCCATAAAGATATTGTTGGTCATGTTCGTGAAACAACGGAGCAAGAAGCTGATCACGCATTAAACGTTGCTAATGATGCTGGCACAATTTGGTTTGCAACCCCACCCTCTGAACGTGCCGCTATTTTATTACGCGCAGCCGATCTTATGGAACAACAACTGCAACCACTGCTTGATGTGTTAGTCCGCGAGGCAGGAAAAACCTATGCCAATGCCATTGCAGAAGTTCGTGAAGCTGTCGATTTCTTAAATTATTATGCAACACTGGTCAAAAATGACTTTGACAATAATACCCACCGTCCATTGGGACCTGTAGTTTGTATTAGCCCATGGAACTTTCCTCTCGCTATTTTTTCTGGACAGATTGCAGCTGCATTAGCCGCTGGGAATACTGTGATTGCAAAACCTGCGGAGCAAACCCCACTCGTAGGTGCTATCGCAGTCTCTATCCTCCATCAAGCCGGGATCCCTCGTGAGGTATTGCAGTTTTTACCGGGGAAAGGGGAAACTATCGGTGCCCAACTTGTCGCAGATAAACGCGTCCGTGGTGTGATGTTTACGGGTTCAACGGAAGTGGCTGGTTTATTACAGCGTAATATTGCTGGTCGCTTAGATGCACAAGGTCGCCCAACACCATTAATAGCCGAAACCGGCGGACTCAACGCGATGATCGTCGACTCTTCTGCATTAACGGAACAAGTGGTTACTGATGTCGTGGCGTCTGCTTTTGATAGTGCTGGCCAACGCTGCTCCGCCTTACGCATTCTCTGTATTCAAGAAGATGTTGCCGATAGAACCATTCGCATGTTAAAAGGCGCCATGGAAGAGTGCCGTATGGGTGATCCTCAGCACCTTTCCACTGACATTGGTCCAGTAATTGACCGTGAAGCGAAAGACAATATTGACCAGCATATTCAGCAGATGCGTAGCAAAGGTAAAACGATATTCCAAGCCGCATTTGATAACAGTGATGATATTAATGAGCAACATGAAGGAACTTATGTTAAGCCGACATTAATTGAATTAGATAATATCAACGAGCTGAAAAAAGAGATCTTTGGTCCTGTTCTTCATGTGGTGCGTTTCAAACGTGATGAACTTGATACACTGGTTGAGCAAATCAATGCAGCGGGTTATGGTCTAACGTTAGGTGTTCATACCCGTATTGATGAAACCATCAATCAAGTTGTCAGCAAAGCCAAAGTCGGAAACTTATATGTCAATCGTAATATGGTAGGTGCTGTTGTTGGTGTACAACCATTTGGTGGTGAGGGGCTATCAGGAACGGGACCAAAAGCGGGTGGACCTTTATACCTCTACCGTTTACTCAGTGAACGCCCAGCAAATGCAGTAACTAATACACTTGCTCGTCAAGATGAAAACTTACCAATGGATGCCAGCGCACGAGCCGAATTACTTGCGCCTCTTGACGCCTTTACCGCCTGGGTCGAAAAGCAACAAGCCCCCATTGCGCAATCCGTCATTGAACAATTTACTCGTTATACTCAAGTGGGCACGACGCGACTTTTACCCGGCCCTACAGGAGAGAAAAACACCTATACATTGTGCCCTCGCGGGTTAGTTTTATGTATTAGTGACAATGAGGAAGATTGTTTAATTCAGCTCGCAGGGGTTCTTGCTGCTGGTTGCCAATCCCTTTGGCCAGATAGTGAAATTCATCAGAAGCTATTTAAACAGCTTCCGGAGAAAGTACGAAAAACTATCTCAATAACCAAACAATGGCAAGAATCAAAAGAGCCTATTGAAAGTGTAATTTACCATGGTGATAGCGATCAGCTAAAAGAAGTTTGTGCAATTATCGCTGAACGTAAAGGACCGATTATTTCTGTTCAAGGGTTTGAGCGTGGTGAAACCAACTTATTGATAGAACGTCTTGTTCATGAACGTTCATTGAGTATCAATACGGCAGCCGCTGGTGGTAACGCAAGCTTGATGACAATCGGTTAA
- the dsrB gene encoding protein DsrB, which produces MNINDRVYVKTDGQERREGTILLIEPFNEGVMYLIALPDYPEGIWFFNEKEGDEGTFVTLIE; this is translated from the coding sequence ATGAATATTAATGATCGTGTTTATGTAAAGACCGATGGACAGGAAAGAAGAGAAGGGACGATTTTACTTATTGAACCGTTTAATGAAGGTGTTATGTACTTAATTGCCTTACCTGATTATCCAGAAGGGATTTGGTTTTTTAATGAAAAAGAAGGCGATGAAGGAACGTTTGTCACATTAATTGAATAA
- a CDS encoding YlaC family protein, translating to MDIIKQILVEDLDAINKREKRDGKPYFNSQFLANHPYLCIGMVAAYIPLAVILWYAPYFGPYWTLGITLLFIILASVLLFDIKPVYHFGDIGVLDLRVCYNGEWFVTEPVSENAIRKILDSNDVSQAIKQEITRLITLKGMISFYDIYHVAYPEISQPLQGKFATQN from the coding sequence ATGGATATTATCAAACAAATACTTGTCGAAGATTTAGACGCCATCAATAAACGTGAAAAACGTGATGGAAAACCGTATTTCAACAGTCAGTTCCTCGCGAACCATCCTTACTTATGTATCGGTATGGTTGCCGCTTATATTCCGCTGGCTGTTATTCTTTGGTATGCGCCCTATTTTGGTCCCTATTGGACTCTAGGTATTACCCTGTTATTTATTATTTTAGCTAGCGTATTACTTTTTGATATTAAACCAGTCTATCACTTTGGTGATATTGGCGTATTAGATTTACGGGTTTGTTATAACGGAGAATGGTTTGTCACTGAGCCTGTATCAGAAAATGCCATTCGCAAGATCCTTGATTCCAATGACGTCAGCCAAGCAATTAAACAAGAAATAACCCGTTTAATTACATTAAAAGGGATGATTTCGTTTTACGATATTTATCATGTGGCTTATCCAGAAATTTCTCAGCCATTGCAAGGTAAATTCGCTACTCAAAATTGA
- a CDS encoding MgtC family protein — MLFTPDILNLVSAMCLGALIGAERQWRQRMAGLRTNALVATGAAVFILSSVTTSPDSPGRIAAQVVSGIGFLGAGVIMREGMNIRGLNTAATLWCSAGIGVLCGLGQYSLALMATLLILCANILLREAASRINRQPQAQALDVEQRYKIRVMCHQEDEILVRTLILQAINGLHIRLQSLSSADTLKTEQLEVCAEFLATPAEQKEIEALVCRISLEQSVSAINWKVASELPA; from the coding sequence ATGCTTTTTACTCCCGATATTTTAAATCTGGTTTCGGCAATGTGCCTTGGTGCCTTAATTGGTGCCGAGCGCCAATGGCGTCAGCGTATGGCAGGACTGAGAACGAATGCATTAGTTGCAACTGGTGCGGCTGTTTTTATTTTAAGTTCAGTCACGACCTCACCTGATAGCCCCGGACGTATTGCAGCGCAAGTCGTTTCGGGGATCGGTTTTCTTGGTGCTGGCGTCATTATGCGTGAAGGCATGAACATTCGAGGCCTGAATACCGCAGCAACCTTATGGTGCTCAGCTGGCATTGGCGTGTTATGTGGCTTAGGGCAATATTCACTGGCATTGATGGCTACCTTATTGATTTTATGCGCAAATATTTTATTACGCGAAGCGGCTTCGCGCATTAATCGGCAACCTCAGGCTCAAGCTTTGGATGTTGAACAACGCTATAAAATCCGAGTTATGTGCCACCAAGAAGATGAGATTTTAGTTAGAACTCTGATTTTACAAGCCATTAATGGGCTACATATTCGACTGCAATCGCTAAGCAGTGCTGACACATTGAAAACCGAACAACTTGAGGTTTGTGCGGAATTTTTGGCAACGCCCGCCGAACAAAAAGAGATTGAAGCATTAGTTTGCAGAATTAGCCTTGAGCAAAGCGTAAGTGCTATCAATTGGAAAGTGGCATCAGAGCTCCCCGCTTGA